Proteins from one Entomospira culicis genomic window:
- a CDS encoding FprA family A-type flavoprotein gives MNATKIVDGIYKVGVNLPNTRLFEGLWPIPKGASINGYVVQGDEIALIDLVQDFEDLPKEYQEELAAIGIEQKKISYLIVNHMEPDHTGWLGTFIKNNPHVKIYCTAKTVPMLSTFYDVASNVIPVKTGDTLDLGQGKVLEFFETPNVHWPETMMVFERSNGILFSCDAFGGYGAVASDKSFDDTLDEATVQEYIDEAIRYYANIVAAFSPFVTRAINQLAHLPIKIIAPSHGLIWRKDVARIVNLYSTLAGYATNAGDPKKITLIWGSMYGNTERAVTFIRKIVEDSGIEFFEHRVPEEEIGMVLASVWQSRGIILAMPTYEYQMFPPVAHVLDDAFRKKMFNKHCLRMGSFGWVGGAEKEVKSWAEKLKWQMHPSIEWAGTPTEAEIDKIRDGIHALIKTMESDEES, from the coding sequence GTGAATGCCACAAAAATCGTCGATGGTATCTACAAAGTTGGAGTAAATCTCCCCAATACAAGGCTCTTCGAAGGGCTTTGGCCCATCCCTAAGGGGGCATCTATCAATGGCTACGTTGTGCAAGGCGATGAAATTGCCCTCATCGATCTGGTGCAAGACTTTGAAGATCTCCCCAAAGAGTATCAAGAAGAGCTCGCCGCCATTGGCATTGAGCAGAAGAAAATTTCTTACCTCATTGTCAACCATATGGAACCCGATCACACCGGTTGGCTGGGCACCTTCATCAAGAACAATCCCCATGTCAAAATCTACTGTACTGCCAAGACCGTTCCCATGCTCTCAACCTTCTACGATGTTGCTAGTAATGTGATTCCCGTAAAAACTGGTGATACACTCGATTTAGGACAAGGCAAAGTTTTGGAATTTTTTGAAACCCCCAACGTCCACTGGCCCGAGACCATGATGGTCTTTGAGCGTAGCAATGGCATTCTCTTTAGTTGCGATGCTTTTGGTGGCTATGGTGCAGTTGCAAGCGATAAATCCTTCGACGATACCCTTGATGAAGCAACCGTGCAAGAGTATATCGATGAGGCAATTCGCTATTATGCCAATATTGTCGCCGCCTTTTCGCCCTTTGTTACGCGTGCTATCAATCAGCTAGCGCACTTACCCATCAAGATCATCGCCCCTAGCCATGGTCTTATCTGGCGAAAAGATGTTGCACGTATCGTCAATCTCTACAGCACCCTTGCCGGCTATGCCACCAACGCAGGCGATCCCAAAAAGATCACCCTCATTTGGGGAAGCATGTATGGCAACACCGAGCGCGCTGTTACCTTTATTCGTAAGATTGTCGAGGATTCAGGCATCGAATTTTTTGAACACCGCGTGCCAGAAGAAGAGATTGGCATGGTCTTGGCGAGTGTCTGGCAGAGTCGTGGTATTATCCTTGCGATGCCTACCTACGAATATCAAATGTTTCCTCCCGTTGCACACGTTTTAGACGATGCCTTCCGCAAAAAGATGTTCAACAAGCACTGCTTACGTATGGGAAGTTTTGGCTGGGTTGGCGGTGCCGAAAAAGAGGTCAAGAGCTGGGCGGAAAAGCTTAAGTGGCAAATGCACCCAAGCATTGAGTGGGCGGGTACTCCCACCGAAGCCGAAATTGATAAAATCCGCGACGGAATCCACGCCCTCATCAAAACCATGGAGAGCGACGAAGAGAGCTAA
- a CDS encoding PH domain-containing protein: protein MIDFKNGSLIKLAPIEISKMPTPVDAMLVEGEEILAAFKAMRDSLVFTNKRAISINLQGMTGKKIDFTSLPYSKVQAFSIETAGSFDLDCEIDLVYSGLGTVRFEIKGNFDVIKFNKIISSYVL, encoded by the coding sequence ATGATTGACTTTAAAAATGGCTCGCTCATCAAGCTTGCACCCATCGAGATTAGCAAGATGCCCACCCCCGTCGATGCGATGTTGGTGGAGGGGGAAGAGATTCTCGCCGCCTTTAAGGCAATGCGCGATTCGCTGGTTTTTACCAACAAACGCGCTATCTCGATTAACTTGCAAGGCATGACAGGCAAGAAGATTGACTTTACCTCGCTACCCTACAGCAAGGTGCAAGCCTTCTCCATTGAGACCGCCGGCTCTTTCGACCTCGATTGCGAGATCGATTTAGTCTACAGTGGGCTGGGCACCGTGCGCTTTGAGATTAAAGGCAACTTTGACGTTATTAAATTTAATAAGATTATCAGCTCCTACGTGCTCTAA
- a CDS encoding ABC transporter ATP-binding protein produces the protein MMIISIEHVEKFYGNHQALADLSFSLKKGEVIGFLGINGAGKSTLMNILAGYLAPTRGSITVDGVNFLENPIQRKALIGYLPEHPPLYKEMTTEEYLAFIAELRLPKANKQQRLIAVQKVVEKLSLQKVQCRLIGQLSKGFRQRVGIASTLLGAPSLLIWDEPTAGLDPQQLQEIHTLIKELKAHHTILLSSHMLHEIESLCDRIIILDQGKIIASATPKEIKQRLQASQPIHIEFATQEEANLTQFLEEHLPPNTSYHLKKDSQNITAIVQITNQSLGDWRVELWQMLRQSPWTILAFTPHSMSLEESFLQLVQSHKEQ, from the coding sequence ATGATGATTATATCGATTGAACATGTAGAAAAATTCTATGGCAACCATCAAGCCCTAGCCGATCTCTCCTTCTCCTTAAAAAAAGGAGAAGTGATCGGGTTTTTAGGCATCAATGGCGCGGGTAAGAGCACCCTCATGAATATTCTTGCCGGCTATCTGGCGCCTACACGGGGGAGCATCACTGTTGATGGGGTCAATTTTTTAGAGAATCCTATCCAACGTAAAGCGCTCATCGGCTATCTGCCAGAGCATCCGCCCCTCTACAAAGAGATGACCACCGAGGAGTACCTCGCCTTTATCGCCGAGCTTCGCCTACCCAAAGCCAACAAGCAACAACGCCTGATTGCCGTGCAAAAGGTCGTTGAAAAGCTCTCGCTCCAAAAGGTGCAATGTCGCCTAATCGGTCAACTCTCTAAAGGCTTTCGTCAACGCGTAGGCATCGCTAGCACGCTCTTAGGCGCTCCCTCGCTACTCATTTGGGACGAACCCACGGCAGGGCTGGATCCGCAACAACTCCAAGAGATTCACACCCTGATTAAAGAGCTCAAAGCGCACCACACCATTCTCTTGTCTAGCCACATGTTACACGAGATCGAAAGTCTCTGTGATCGCATCATCATCCTCGACCAAGGCAAGATCATCGCCTCGGCGACACCCAAAGAGATCAAACAACGCTTACAAGCTAGCCAACCCATTCACATCGAATTTGCTACCCAAGAAGAGGCTAACTTGACTCAATTTTTAGAAGAACACCTCCCACCAAATACATCATATCATCTAAAAAAAGATTCTCAAAATATTACGGCGATTGTGCAGATAACAAACCAATCCTTAGGCGATTGGCGCGTAGAACTTTGGCAAATGTTGCGCCAATCACCTTGGACAATTCTTGCCTTTACCCCCCATAGTATGAGTTTAGAAGAGTCATTTCTTCAACTCGTACAATCCCATAAGGAGCAGTAA
- a CDS encoding ABC transporter permease, translating into MWALFKKEILIYFKTPLAYLFLALFLFFTGAIFTLSHIFKANQNFPAYLQVLTSMLAIIAPLLTMRSYSEEWQHKTDQLLFTQPIALHHIVIAKFLSILVIFGIILLVLLLYLSVIATFGTPDWMHIFTAFIGFVLFAITLLSLGMMVSSYTQHQLIAAIVSFLLITMILLLTSIAPIIPRHPLAGFLTISLLLSITSLQLYLKRQPIWLILGSLALIWLITTSLYLLHPSIYQGFLPTFLQQLSPLHRYQGFNQGVIRLEDATYFLLAIFLLQYMIYTNLEKHDYREK; encoded by the coding sequence ATGTGGGCACTCTTCAAAAAAGAGATCCTTATCTACTTTAAAACCCCCTTGGCCTACCTCTTTTTGGCGCTCTTTCTCTTCTTTACGGGCGCGATCTTTACCCTTAGCCATATCTTTAAGGCCAATCAAAATTTTCCTGCCTATCTGCAAGTGCTCACCTCAATGCTCGCGATTATTGCGCCCTTGCTCACCATGCGTAGCTATAGTGAAGAGTGGCAACATAAAACCGATCAGCTTCTCTTTACCCAACCAATTGCCTTGCACCATATTGTGATAGCTAAATTTTTGAGTATTTTAGTGATCTTTGGGATTATTCTCCTTGTCCTCTTGCTCTATTTGAGTGTGATTGCCACCTTTGGCACGCCCGATTGGATGCATATTTTTACCGCATTTATTGGCTTTGTGCTCTTTGCCATTACGCTCTTGAGTCTGGGTATGATGGTCTCGAGCTACACCCAACACCAATTAATCGCTGCGATTGTCAGCTTTTTACTCATCACCATGATCCTCCTTCTTACCTCCATCGCACCGATTATCCCACGTCATCCCCTCGCAGGATTTCTCACAATTAGCCTCCTTTTAAGCATCACCAGCCTGCAACTCTACCTAAAACGTCAGCCAATCTGGCTCATTCTCGGTTCGCTCGCCCTGATCTGGCTTATCACCACCAGCCTCTATCTCCTCCACCCTAGTATCTATCAAGGATTTCTCCCAACGTTTCTCCAACAACTCTCTCCGTTACATCGCTATCAGGGATTTAACCAAGGTGTGATTCGGCTAGAAGATGCGACCTACTTTCTCCTAGCTATCTTTCTTTTACAATACATGATTTATACAAATCTAGAAAAACACGATTATCGGGAGAAATAA
- a CDS encoding Gldg family protein, which produces MEKNRSDRRSFALYTTLRSLIIVGIALGFYALMALLNISIDATSTRRYSLDFASKELLGNLTEPLSLYYLVPANRMSREGVLQIDQLLQEVARTNSLISYQAFAMDEKPLLLATLLQPEDHIEPDSLIIQQGTQYRILTPHQLLSYHITSRGERYLIGNNTEQLLVDTLLQFNHKERYRILLVDNHAEIAPKNLQSSKGVSLQQLIEDQGYDIVTGSLLVESLEPIDTILFLSPSLDLSPQEIERLEEWQASGKRIYLSLPFQAEVPYYWQEFLQSWQIALQPSAVVEENPNFLLASDPDKLAFLATLHLHPITQAMQQQNLRPIMRLPRHIEILTTQDNTVKHEVVLSTSPQNGLLIPENQQVQYQSNPLGQPRPLAIAIERENPNANPSQLYIISGDTTFLHYNYANEFLMLQAIDWLHQQVQSIQIPPKNLFNAPMHGITAKQAIPLAILIVIVIPLLLIFAGMTIYLHRKRR; this is translated from the coding sequence ATGGAGAAAAATCGTTCTGATCGCCGATCTTTTGCCCTCTACACCACGCTTCGATCGCTCATCATCGTGGGGATAGCACTGGGATTTTATGCGCTAATGGCGCTCTTAAACATCTCTATCGACGCAACAAGCACCCGTCGCTATAGCCTCGATTTCGCTAGCAAAGAGCTTCTAGGCAATCTAACTGAACCACTCTCGCTCTACTATCTGGTGCCGGCGAATCGCATGAGTAGAGAGGGCGTTCTCCAAATTGATCAGCTCCTGCAAGAAGTGGCGCGCACGAACAGCCTCATTAGCTATCAAGCCTTTGCCATGGACGAAAAGCCACTCCTCTTAGCCACGCTCCTCCAACCAGAAGATCACATCGAACCTGACTCCCTGATTATCCAACAAGGCACGCAATACCGTATTCTTACACCTCATCAACTACTTAGCTACCATATCACTAGCCGAGGCGAGCGTTATCTGATTGGCAACAATACCGAACAGCTCTTAGTTGATACGCTCCTTCAATTTAACCATAAAGAGCGTTATCGTATCCTCCTTGTCGATAACCACGCAGAGATTGCGCCCAAGAATTTACAAAGCAGTAAAGGCGTTAGTTTGCAACAGTTGATCGAAGATCAAGGGTATGATATTGTTACTGGCTCTCTGCTTGTCGAAAGCCTTGAACCCATCGATACGATCCTCTTTCTCTCTCCCAGCCTCGATCTCTCGCCACAAGAGATAGAGCGGTTAGAAGAGTGGCAAGCCTCAGGAAAACGCATTTATCTTTCGTTACCCTTTCAGGCAGAAGTGCCTTACTACTGGCAAGAATTTCTTCAAAGTTGGCAAATAGCGCTCCAGCCATCGGCAGTGGTAGAAGAGAATCCAAATTTTCTCCTTGCTTCCGATCCCGATAAGCTCGCGTTCTTAGCCACGCTACACCTCCATCCCATCACACAAGCAATGCAACAGCAAAATCTGCGCCCGATTATGCGTTTACCTCGCCATATAGAGATACTCACCACCCAAGATAACACCGTAAAACATGAAGTCGTGCTAAGCACTTCGCCTCAAAATGGCTTACTCATCCCAGAAAATCAACAAGTACAATATCAAAGCAATCCATTAGGACAACCACGCCCACTTGCCATCGCTATTGAGCGAGAAAATCCCAATGCTAACCCTAGTCAACTCTATATTATCAGTGGAGATACCACCTTTCTTCACTACAACTACGCCAACGAATTCCTCATGCTACAAGCCATCGACTGGTTACACCAACAAGTACAAAGCATCCAGATTCCACCCAAAAATCTCTTTAATGCGCCCATGCACGGCATCACCGCAAAACAGGCCATTCCTCTAGCAATTCTCATTGTTATCGTGATTCCGTTATTATTGATTTTTGCTGGCATGACGATTTATTTACATCGAAAAAGAAGATAA
- a CDS encoding ribonuclease HII, whose amino-acid sequence MAKYIIGVDEVGRGALAGPVCSVAVAIKVNEIIPFKINDSKKLSKKRIETLAPLIMQRYRYGIGFVSPQTIDKINILQATLLSMQLAVKRLQINHYDSINILVDGNKLPSFDHPAQCIVKGDQQEESIMLASILAKYIRDSYMQRMHHFYSMYNFTQHVGYPTTAHKDAIKKHGYSPIHRLSFQLKR is encoded by the coding sequence GTGGCAAAATATATCATTGGCGTAGATGAAGTGGGCAGAGGCGCATTAGCTGGTCCAGTTTGCTCGGTAGCCGTCGCCATAAAAGTCAACGAGATCATACCCTTTAAGATCAATGACTCAAAGAAGTTATCAAAAAAACGCATCGAAACATTAGCCCCGCTCATTATGCAACGATATCGTTACGGAATAGGATTCGTCTCACCTCAAACCATCGATAAAATCAATATCTTGCAAGCAACCCTTCTTTCAATGCAACTAGCCGTAAAACGTTTACAGATAAATCATTACGACAGCATAAATATTCTGGTGGATGGCAATAAGCTCCCTTCATTTGATCATCCTGCACAATGTATTGTGAAAGGTGATCAACAAGAGGAAAGTATCATGCTCGCCTCGATTCTAGCAAAATATATACGCGATAGCTATATGCAACGCATGCATCACTTTTATTCTATGTATAACTTTACGCAACATGTCGGCTATCCCACTACTGCACACAAAGATGCTATCAAAAAGCACGGATACTCGCCGATTCATCGATTATCTTTTCAACTTAAGCGTTAA
- a CDS encoding C-terminal binding protein: protein MFKIAVVGDRSNNNHEEERKIFSALQVEFLVYNFTLETDENIAYFKDVDAILAYQTTISKKTIDQLTKCKIIARYGVGTDAIDIEAATAKGIWVTSVPVAAVEEVATHSLAMLLALARNLLYIDKQVRLGRWNTAGERAVHRMSGRRMGFVGFGATAKQLAARLQSFGLAELLMYDPHVDANTARRLGVKKVDTIEQLLPMCDYLSLHLPSTSETRGMINTKTIAMMKDGVILINTARGSLINESDLVEALRSDKIAGAGLDVFAMEPLNPDSALLTLENVILSDHCAYYSVESESEAKRVAAGNVLRVLTGQQPDTPVNQIRP from the coding sequence ATGTTTAAAATAGCCGTGGTCGGGGATCGTTCGAATAATAATCATGAAGAGGAACGAAAAATTTTTTCGGCACTACAAGTGGAATTTTTGGTTTACAATTTCACTCTTGAAACGGATGAAAACATCGCGTATTTTAAAGACGTAGATGCGATTTTAGCCTATCAAACCACTATTTCAAAAAAAACCATCGATCAGCTTACTAAGTGTAAAATTATCGCGCGCTATGGCGTGGGTACTGATGCCATCGATATCGAGGCTGCTACAGCTAAAGGCATCTGGGTTACCTCAGTTCCTGTGGCCGCGGTGGAAGAGGTTGCAACGCACTCGTTGGCAATGCTCTTGGCTTTGGCTAGAAATCTTCTTTATATCGATAAACAAGTTCGTTTAGGTCGATGGAATACTGCCGGTGAGCGTGCGGTACATCGCATGAGTGGCCGTCGTATGGGTTTTGTTGGCTTTGGGGCTACGGCAAAACAGCTGGCAGCACGCCTTCAAAGCTTTGGCTTAGCTGAACTTTTAATGTACGATCCCCATGTTGATGCGAACACTGCTCGTCGCTTGGGGGTTAAAAAAGTGGATACCATAGAGCAATTATTGCCTATGTGTGATTATCTCTCTCTCCATTTACCTTCTACGAGTGAAACCCGTGGTATGATTAACACAAAGACGATTGCAATGATGAAGGATGGGGTTATTTTAATTAATACGGCACGTGGTTCTCTTATTAATGAGAGTGATTTGGTGGAGGCATTACGTAGCGATAAGATAGCGGGGGCAGGATTGGATGTCTTTGCGATGGAGCCTTTAAATCCTGATTCTGCATTATTGACTTTGGAAAATGTTATTCTCTCTGATCATTGTGCCTATTATAGCGTTGAGTCGGAGAGTGAGGCTAAACGAGTGGCGGCGGGGAATGTCCTGCGCGTACTTACTGGTCAGCAACCCGATACGCCTGTTAATCAAATTCGTCCTTAG
- a CDS encoding CarD family transcriptional regulator produces MDNVVKFKVGQNIVYPLQGVGRVDAIEERQFNGSASTYYTIYLHSFDMTVFVPVEKAPELGLRPIVSKKKAKEALAIVAKDNEPMKGDWKARYQINRDLLKQGSVVDIATVVRALYHRSKVKELPVQERKLFDDALRLLVDEISAALEQSTKEVERLIFGQLEPISGSIDVLYDEDDE; encoded by the coding sequence ATGGATAATGTTGTAAAATTCAAAGTGGGACAAAATATTGTCTATCCTCTGCAGGGGGTCGGACGGGTGGATGCGATTGAGGAGCGACAATTTAATGGCTCTGCGAGTACGTATTATACGATTTACCTGCACTCTTTTGATATGACGGTCTTTGTGCCGGTGGAGAAGGCGCCAGAGCTTGGGTTACGCCCGATTGTCTCTAAGAAGAAGGCCAAGGAGGCCTTGGCGATTGTGGCTAAGGATAATGAGCCGATGAAGGGTGATTGGAAGGCGCGTTACCAGATTAATCGGGATCTGCTGAAGCAGGGCAGTGTGGTGGATATTGCTACGGTGGTGCGGGCGTTGTATCATCGCAGTAAGGTTAAGGAGTTGCCGGTGCAGGAGCGCAAGCTTTTTGATGATGCGTTGCGCCTCTTGGTGGATGAGATTTCGGCCGCCCTTGAGCAGTCGACCAAAGAGGTGGAGCGTTTGATCTTTGGGCAATTGGAGCCTATCTCGGGGAGCATTGATGTGCTCTACGACGAAGATGATGAGTAA